One window of the Klebsiella sp. WP3-W18-ESBL-02 genome contains the following:
- the smpB gene encoding SsrA-binding protein SmpB — MTKKKAHKPGSATIALNKRARHEYFIEEEIEAGLALQGWEVKSLRAGKANIGDSYVILKDGEAFLFGANFTPMAVASTHYVCDPTRTRKLLLNQRELDNLYGRINREGYTVVALSLYWKNAWCKVKIGVAKGKKQHDKRSDLKDREWQLDKARIMKHAGR; from the coding sequence ATGACAAAGAAAAAAGCACACAAACCTGGATCGGCCACCATTGCGCTGAATAAACGCGCCCGCCACGAATACTTTATCGAAGAAGAAATTGAGGCGGGTCTCGCCCTCCAGGGTTGGGAAGTCAAATCTCTGCGCGCAGGTAAAGCCAACATCGGCGACAGCTACGTCATTCTGAAAGATGGCGAAGCTTTCCTGTTCGGTGCCAACTTCACGCCGATGGCCGTGGCCTCCACCCACTACGTCTGCGATCCCACGCGTACCCGTAAACTGCTGCTTAACCAACGTGAGCTGGATAACCTGTACGGCCGCATCAACCGTGAAGGCTATACCGTCGTCGCCCTCTCCCTGTACTGGAAGAACGCCTGGTGTAAAGTCAAAATCGGCGTGGCGAAAGGGAAGAAACAGCACGACAAGCGTTCCGATCTGAAGGATCGTGAATGGCAGCTGGATAAAGCTCGCATTATGAAACATGCCGGGCGCTAG